A genomic segment from Methanolobus zinderi encodes:
- a CDS encoding DUF424 domain-containing protein: protein MYLKIHRSGDNVIVALCDRELIGKTLKEGDISITISEDFYKGDLVSEDRVRDTLAGAGNINIFGERSVSCAIECGVVDKDCVRFIDGVAHAQVFRI, encoded by the coding sequence CGGTGATAATGTGATCGTTGCCCTTTGCGACAGGGAACTGATCGGAAAGACCCTGAAAGAAGGCGATATAAGTATCACTATTTCGGAGGATTTTTATAAGGGTGACCTTGTATCGGAAGATAGGGTAAGGGACACCCTGGCAGGTGCCGGCAATATCAATATCTTCGGGGAACGGTCCGTATCCTGTGCCATAGAATGTGGTGTTGTGGATAAGGACTGTGTCAGATTTATCGATGGGGTTGCACATGCCCAGGTATTCAGAATTTAA